GCAAGAAACCATTTACGCTTCACTGCTTTTTGAAAATGCATAAGAAAAACAAAGCTTAACAGCAGGTTCCTTGaaatattatatctatatttatatatatatatataaaattttctttgcaTCTAAATGTCACCAAATCAACATAAAACATTAAACTATCAAAAGTGAAGATCATGCTATTGAACTGAAGcactaaaaaaagaatttaatgaaaaaaattattcacacagacacaaaagaaaaaaacaaaaaaagaaagaaaaaaccttgCACAAACCTTAGGCAACTTCCCACCAAGGCGAGTAAACTTTGATGGGTTTTTCAGATACTCTACTACTTCCACGAGCTCTTGTTTTGCATCATCACAACCCTTGACATCCTTGAATGTTTTAACATTCTGGAAGAGAGCCAAAGCAGGAACAGGATGGAGGGTCATGACCAAGTCATATCTTAAATACAAAACTGAACATGAACGTGAATGGTTGCAGATCATTTCAATGTTTCATATGATGCTTAAGTACCACTTATAAGAAGTATGAGTGAGGGCATTCCTACAGATGGTCTTGAGGAAACCAGCTTTACAAGCTCAGAACTTTAACTTTTACCTTCTCTGGAATTACTTCtttatttaaatcctttggAGTATAAGAAGAACTTGAACCAACACCTGAAGTTCCTATTCCACCCAAGCTTCCTATGTACTTTTGGAGGGCAGCAGCACCCATTAACCTGAAAATAGTTCTTAATTGATAATAGTAACCTCTAGGAGTCAAGCAACCACCAACAACTTTGACAGCATGAGCGAGAGAGAACTTGTcttttattatgattttcatatttatagagGATAATGATAAAGTAAAAGTACATTAAGTAAACCGAAAGACTCATACCATAATAATCCAACAGCTACGGTGAATAAGATAGTTGAGATAAGCTCTTGAGCAAATCGAGATTTGTTTGACACTTTTGGGTCAACCTGATTGAAGATATCACATAATTTAGAATCCAAACATTGAAAGCACACACAATGAGAAAAAGGGAGCAACAAATAGGAAATACAAAGGTGGAGAACTGACAACAATTATTGTTTGACATAATATAACTATGGGATTTCCAACAATCTTATCAGAGCCACCTATGTTTTTCCTCCCAGGAAGAACATCTACTCTTGTTTTGAGACTTACCATCACCACATGCAATGGCTGCTTCTCAGATATGCCAGGGTTCAAAAAGGGCTCATCTGTGTTCCCTGATGCTCGTTGCTTCAATTCTTgcaactaaaagaaaaaaaatgaaattaattagatACAAAAAAGTCACATAGTCAGGATATGAAAGAATCTTCAGGGAAGAGGCACAAAAATGAGGGAACCCTATTAAAAGAAAGGACTATGACCATGATAACAGATCCAGTCAAATAAAAATCCAGTTCAAGAGTTGTACTgccaaataaaacaaattcatgGCAATGTGAAAACATGGGCAAatgaaataatttcaaaaaaataatttcaaaacaatGCCTCTTCACCAAGGCATTAAGGGGCAATGTGAAAACATGGGCAAatgaaataatttcaaaaaaataatttcaaaacaatGCCCCTTAATGCCTCttcaccaaaaaaataatttcagaacAATGAAAACATTGTTCCGAGCAAGGTAAGTTTTGACTCATTGCCCATGCTTCAAACACAACattagagaattaaaaagaaaaagaaaaacttccAAGCAAAGCAATCCAATCGACATAAAACATAAACCAACTGGCAAATGAAATTTAGAACTGACAATGCATTTATTTCCTAATATATGAATATGAACTCAAGCAGCTCTTTAAACCTCTACAACAAATCTATCCCTACATAAACATTCAGGCACACTCCATTACTTTATTGAGATAGAGGAACTTTTCAGAAATGACACTAAAGCAAATTCGAATTCCCATCATCATTACAAAGACGAAAAGAATAACAATGATAACAAGGATGATTACCAATGAAGGAAGAGCAGAAGGCTTGCCAGATTGTTCATCTGGAAGATACTCAGCAATAGCATTAGTAGCAACAAGTGCTCGAAGATATTCTGCTACGCCTCTACTGTCCACATCATGCTCCCTTTGTTCAAACCGTTTGATCACTGCCTCGggactgaaaaaaaaaacaaaataaataaataaatgctattaaaaatacttaattttctaatcaacaaaacaaataataaaacttgaaaaattgaaCCTGTGCTTATTGAGTTCAGCTAAGAGAGCGCTCTGCAAGCCAACATCTTTCGGATTAGCATTAGCTTCAGCTATTAGCTGCTCAAGCCGTTTCTCTTGCCGCCAAAAAGGCCACCAACTGAACCAATCCCAGGTCATCATTTTCTCAATTCCTCTTTTCATCTTCGTCCACAAGCCCATCAAAAACACCAGCAAAGGAATTTTACTCTTTGCCCCCTCATTTCCTACCGAACTCTCACCCACCCCTTCACTTTTACCTAAACCGCCCCCACCATTCGTCTCCTCCACCTTCAACTCATTTCCCGAACTCTCACTGTTCGCAGTCTCTTGAAAATTCGAATTCGGAACCTCGGAAGAATCCAGTTTCAAGGCATTACTGTTATCATTATCTCCACGAAAATCGGAACCAGAATTATTAAAGAATTTAGAATCCTGGGATTCTACGTTGTCAGGGTGCAATGTGCAAGGAATTGAAGGACGGAGAGAGCGAAAACATAAATAAGTAAAAGTGGAAGAGCAGTGGAAGAAGCGGTTGGGGTGGTGGTAGAAGTGGCGGTGGCGATGGCGGCGTGGAGGAGGGGAGAAGAATGGTGAAAACGGTGTCGTTTAGGGTGAGGTGGAGGAATAACGAGAGAGAGTGAAGGTTTACAAAGGAGAGAAGCTTGGAGAATGATGGTCATTGGCGCTAGGGTTTATTTTGTGAAGTAGAACAGTCTCAGCTCGCTCAGTTTCTCTGTACTGAGCAGTAGGGAGAGAGAGGACAGCCACAAGAATTGGTTTATTAAGAGAGGGATTAGCAGTTAAAACCTTATCTTGATTGAAAATGGCACCGGCTTTGTGAGAGAGACTGATTAAGGATGCCACTGGTCTAGGTGATTTTTTGTCGCTGAGCTCGGTGAGTagttaatgaaacaataaaactgtaTATAATTTCCacgtataaataatattgtattattttatagttaaatgttaatttatttttaattatttaataataaattattatttatatataaaagttatacaaatagtattattttcaatcatattttatcatattatattgaaAATCTGACATAATAATATTGGGTCTATGGATTATCCAAGTCAGACTATGGAGCTAGAGTTTGattcggtttatatatagttgagTTCGAGTTTAAACTCGAACTTGTGAAAATCAAGCTCCAATTTAGATCGAATTCAGTTCGAGCttttttttcgttattaaaacgatatcgttttaatatatattgattaaaataatatcattttatatcaaaatttttaatttaaaaatttggtgAATAGcttaaactcgagtttgaatTCGTATAGGGTTGACTCATTTTGAgtagttcaaattgaatttaaattcaaattcaaataaattcaattcaatctaATCTTCTATGGAGCTGACTTCGAGTCTCCGACTGTCATTGctcataatttgaaaaaacaatatataatataaataaataaataattaattagtaattatgaTATAGAAAAATGGGTTAAGTTTTTCACAtcaattattaacaaatttttgaccaaaaaataCCGCAAGGCCGTCCAACTCACCGTCACCTTTACACATGTGATTGTTGGCAAATTGGGCACACCTTTACGTAGCTGGGTTCTGCCTAATTTGTGCGGCCCATTGTGCTATTAGCCATATTGGGCCATGGCCTGCCACAAAACCGAGGCATGGGACACGACGTAATCACCCTTTGGGTTGTCCTTCTATGAAGCTTTTTACGAGTCAATCTGCATGCTTTTTTGGGTCAGCGtattaaatctttattttaattttttttttaaaattattaaatctattaatttttaaaaatatttacgaGGAGAATACACTcgaaatattattgaattaccCTCATTTATGACATGGGTATTACAATTGCCACactaaaaattgttaaaaattgttgcaaaataaaaagtaatCACTAGAGCCGTTGGAATCCAATGGCTGCTTGGTTGTTGATGGTACGGTTAGATTTGAGTAGAACAAAGTTTGAGCTTAATCTCACTTTTAAAGTGTTCAACCTCAAtttaaattcgagtttaaattgacttttaaactcagtttgatgttaaaacaatatcattttgacgTGTATTGATTAAAAAGATATTGCTTTAgtcaattcatatcaaattattacaGTTTCCAAGCTTGCCAAAAATCTCTAAAGctcgaatttaaaaattttgaattctcgACTCAAGCTTGAACTCCAATTTACTTGAGCCAAACTTGTTTCAAACTCATTTAAGGGTATGAATAATTtagtttcaacaataaaatcaaattgaatatcTTAAAAGTTACAGTTTGGTTTGGTCTTATTTGAGTTAgaaatttttcattctttttttcagtttgggatgtggtttgaataattttcaaatcaaattaaattgtaaaccatatttctttaaataaataaataatatacacacacatatatatatatgtatatgagTTTAGAAGATTCAAACTATGGTAGTCAAAATTGTAATcgaaaacctaatttttcatattacgTATCGTATAatgcatttttaaaaaaaaaaatattaataaaaaataaaaaaataataattgacacgtccttatgttttaaaatatcacaacaCCCTTAATATTCGAAAGTTTTTCATGAACACCCATACTACACTATTACTTCCTCTAAAAAAATGAATCTATATGTATcggtaatatgtattatatcataaaatatatttattatatcatattaatttgatatatcttatgatacataaattttttatttatattgtatcgTGTTATAAGATACATATAGTGTAtaatagaatataaataattatggtttaaactgtaatttaaatcaaaataaactgtatttttttattgtaatttggtttgaaaatttttcatattgttttttctatttaatttaaaaaaaaatttcaaattatattaaccAAACTACGCCTCCTTTTTTACTCatttaagttaaattcgaattaaaattatagtaaatttgacttaaatctaCTATTGGTTGGTTGGTGTAGTAACTGTTGGACATTGACTACTCCTCTACTTATTGGAAAACATATTATGTTttcctatttttaattattttatttaaggtcATCTCAGGGCCTAAAAGCGGGTTCTAGCATGACTCGTAAATTTCCGGGCTAAGCCCATTTGAGCCATGCTTTTTCCTTTCGGGTTGGCACAGCTCTTTGACAGGTGCAATTGTGTACAATGGACGGTGTTAGATGATTAATCGTGTACCACTACTGATATGTTGGGATCTTTGTAAAAATCCTTGACCTGTTAATACATATGGAGGTCATTTGCTTTTCAGCATACTCTACTATGTTCATACTGTTTGAGGATAGCACATCAAATGGAACCCAGACCTGCTATTACATGTCATTGCTTAATCGGCATGGCTTAAATATTAGCAGAAGTTCTTGAAGCAAAAGAGCCATTTTTATAACTTTAGATGTGATTGCCCTTTTCCTGGAAATTTGTTGCCTCATTGCAGTCGTTCCTGCCATAAACAAACAATTATCTGAAAACTCTGCTCATGTACAAATGTTGATTCGAGAATAAATTCAGATTGGCATTAATACATATTCAGAccattatattgaaaattgacTTGATTATGAACAAATAATCATTTCTCGATATGCATATTCATATCTTTAAACTAAAGGCTTCAATATGGATGTCTTCATTTTGATCTACATCCCTGTACTTGCAATAAAGAACAAGTTGGAGGATGCCTAAGGGGCGACCAACCAGATTAGGGTACTGCAAGACATCAATTCACATGTGAAACTCAAAGCATCAAAcattttttagggaaattataataaatggccaaattacccctctattaagcaaaaatgcccaatttcactatttctaagtaaaaatgcccaaattccctattcctaagcagaacaccttaattttttttaaaataccaaaattacccttcatcacatttatataaactccctcactctcactctcattacatatatttcttatatcacttaaatacttactttcactctcatttttacttaatatcaattactacgggttCAATCGGAAAGAAGAAAtctgtatttttgaattcgaataaaaaaaatcaattcgtgaaaactacattaaaaataacatattatgaataaatagatatattgaaatatcctagattgtcaacaataaaaaaattactcaaaaatctaaaaaaacatatctaaattttgaaaactacatatttaaatagcttatgaatgagaaaatcaaaaaattgatcaaaaatttcgtaattacattgtaaaacatgtctaaaaaagTACAtcgtaattacaaatatcaaatttgaaaattacatataaaaaaaagtctagcccggtcacaaataaactcaaaatcataaaaattgaaaattctaaatttgataaaataaaaaaactgcataaaacatattaaaacagttttattttggcctccaaattcggCGCAACCAGCAAAACTGGtgttgttatagagctcaaaacgagcttcgcgttgatatattacaggccccgtaactcctcccagatcaaaagttatggccgttcaaagtctgtctcatatataccctatagttttaaaaaagttaatttccacccaacccacaGCTACCCCACGGTTTAGTGTAAAATTTTCCATGGACCCCTGTGGATCTCCTCCtgttccccctccccctaaaattttgaaaatgttaaattccgccccccccccccccccccaaccccCCATCCCACGGGCGCCCGTGAGAGATTACGCAAAATCGACAGATTTAATCCATTTTCTGGCCAAAAATCAGTatttcagcctctaatttcaacacaaatcaaatttatatatctaataacacaaaacccctcaagaaattcaagtaaaacaaccaagaatcaaaacattttatgcattgttcaaaatcggaacactaaacattcaaacctcaaaatctctctcaaatctcaataatcataacaataaattgatttaaacaagacTTGAGATGATatactatccttatttgtcattttcagttATCGAAAAATACGAAAATCGACAAAAATCTCTTCCACCGTGGGATGACTGTGGGAAGGgcatttttctttgaatttacacAGTGAAACCGTGGAAAATTACTATGGGAATTCCTTGTTTATATACAGGGGTAGTTTCATTATTTCATAAAAGTtgaacatttttgcttaaaccttattattttggataattttacttaaaccccttaattttggccatttattataatttccccaTTTTTTAAGCATGTAGTCTTGCCTCACAAAGAGGGTTTTTGGTAACTATACAAATCGCAACAAATAGATCGTGGGTTGGCGGTCCATATGCCATCCAAAGTAAGCTTGCAATGAATGAGAAGAAAGATAAATAGAATGGCATGACTTCTACACTCTTTGTTTGAAGAACTTGCCTCTgcaacaacaaaaacatatatgTTAATTTACAATCTTTTTGGGCTTTTTCAAGGCTTCTTAGAAGAATACTACCATGAACCCATAATGAGAAAAATGACTTACCACAGCCAGTAGTGGAGAACCATACGTTGCCACAGAGGCCACCAGTGCAACACTGCCCACAAACACCTTGCGATGGTGGTGGTCAAAGAATAGAAAGCCTGATATAACTGCAGTGATGCTGAATACTAGGATAACAGGAATCGATGTGACAGCAGCCCTCATCtgtaaaatcattatatttacCGAGTCTCTTTCTTCAACTGTGTAtgaaagtggaaaaaaaaattatagtttttcagCATACAAAACTTTCTGTGGACTTAAATAACTTCCTTTCATGCATGCAAATGATTCAATATCATGTcaaatagaaataattaaattgtttgcCTTGTCTCTTGCTGAAGCaaaccaaaaatatatcaaaatgaagGAGAACTCGAGAAGGATCCCTAAACCGTTCACAGTGATCGCAAGGAAATTCTCCCACTTGTAGCTTACAATAGGTAGTTCATACCAAGTATAAAGGAGACAGTTTAACAGAGCAATTATGTAAGGAAGGCATGAAAAGTCCTCTGTCTTTTTGCTCTTCATCACCCTTGAAAATGTTAGTCtggaaacatataaaaaataatagtttgttTTTCCAAGTTAGCTGCTTCAAACATCTTCCTAATTCTAAGATGAAAATAACTTGTATAAAATAACATGCAGTAGAATATTTTGTCAACGTTACATGGGTGCAGCATAAAGTAACAAAGAAGCTGCATTGCCTGCAAGCAAAACATTATTAGTGTATTAGGTGAAGGCTTTTCTATCCATGGTGATATATTGATAGGAAGCTAAAACaataaacaaagaagaaagttaCCCATGATTTCTACTGACAGCCGCAATCTATCTCCCATGTTTTTGCCTGGAAAAGATTTTCCTAAGATCCCATAAAaaagagttttatatatatatatatatatagagagagagagagagagagagagagagagagagagagagagagagagagataaaaaaggaataatagagaatagaaagaaaagaaaggtaatctACATTTTCATAAACTTGTGGTGTGGAGGAAACAGTTTACTATAGAATATAGCTTtgttacaaataatttaatacaaaatcagTGAAGGAACAAGCTAAATAGCACGGAAACAGAATTACAAAAACATGTAAATACGAAAACGGAAACGcgaaaatatattttctaaaaaatatagaaaatggaAACGTGAAAAacgtataaatattaaaaatataaggggttttctgtcaatacaaatttttatttaaaaaatacagcAAATTGTCTATGGTTGTCCAGACAATGACAGTAAGTAGGGAATGACAACTAAACAGGGAATTGTCTAAGGTTGTCCAGACAATGATGAACTGTTGATAGCCAAACTCCTTCCAACAAGGCTGTGGCCTGTAGCAGTAACcaaaaaagaaggaaaacaaGCTGtaaaaaacaaccaaaatttaagCTTATCTACAATACTAAATGAAAGCAAATTGTGAAAAGAAGGTAAAAAATCTGTATTAATCCTACAGCTATCTTGTTGCGTTAATATATATACCAGAAAAATATTGCAGATTAATTAGACAAGGTTAGGGGATTGTAGGAAATGTGAAACTCTAAGCACCATAAATTCTTTATACCTTTCTGTTCTCCTATTTGGttaccttttttgtttttcttttctctttgatTTCAACCTTCCAGGGACATAAATATAACCATGATCTAAGAAATGTTAGACCCTGAACTCGTAAAAAAATAGAAGCTTGCCACATAAGAATTCAACTTTCAAATGATTGCCACAAACACAAAAGAAATGAAGGGAGTACCCTGGCTGATCTAAACGGAAAACAAATTGGCTTTATTCATTGTTTGGAATAGGAAACCAagcaaataacatataaaaaattgtagGAGATCGTTTCATTGTTACAACAGGGTgtatattttagggtttaggacTTACTCACCCTTACGCAATCACATTTGCTCGTTGCAGATGAACAATTGAGGACGAAAAAGCCTGTTGCTATGGCTGCTCCAGTAGCAGCCGCCATGGAAACAAAACCAGTAGCAGCAAGACCTCCAACACCCTACAAGGACGTGCTAGTTGACCAAATCACTTATTCAATAATCCACGTGTTTGTCAAACTGGCtcatcaaaaattaattttttaatgatttttaactttttgcGACTCTATCCAATTGATCTGCGGGCCTTCTTTGCAAAACCTCAGCACGGCCAGCCTTAAAAGTAGTTGGGTTGCCCAGGCTGAGCTCTTTTAAACCTTGAGCCATGCCGGCCCATGCCCCATTGCTGGGTCTAAACGGAAAAAAgcaattttatattactataaaatatggacatgttaattgaaaatgagtGTTTTCCTCTTTTACCCTTTGATCTCCTAAACCACACAATCTCCAGCTGAATTGCGCAATTTAAAGTTGTATACCACAATCTGCTAACCTCAACCGGCTGCTCAATACGCTTACCCGGCGCCAAAATTatttcacaagaaaaaaaaaaaattaaatcataaatctcTTCAGCTTCATTCTCTCCTTGGAAACCCTAAcctcaaaccaaattcaaagtTTGGCTCGTCAGGTATTTGATTTCTAATCTTCTATTATTCCAGATTTCTCCCAGCtttcttcattaaaattttagatggATCGGTTGTAATTTCCCTCTGTTCCTGTATTTATgctgaattttcttttaaaagatttaatttctGTCGTTGTATCGGGCGCTagattgattatattttgtagattatttttagaataaggttgcatttttgtttatttcatgCCAGTTCTGTTTCCCTTAGCGATTATAGATGCTGACTTCATTGTTTTTTTAGGGGGGCTGTGATCGCTGTTTCTTACTTTTGTTGGTTAAATACAAATTGGGAAGGctagtatataaatgatgatgaTATTTGACAGGACATCTGTAAATGACTTCATCTATGTTTGTTTTGGTTGTAGTTCCGATGAAGGAATGCTTATGTAGGTGTCTTCTGGATATGAAGctttttatatgtttggttGATAATTTTTGCAGACTTAGTATGTAGGTTTTCTTGATGAGATGTGGTTTTGATATGGGTTTCATATTGCAGCACTTAATATAACTTACATCGGGGTGGTTGTTCAGAATGGCATCTGTTTCTAGTCAGCCACAGTTCCGTTACACTCAACCGCCATCTAAGGTGCTACATTTGAGAAACTTACCGTGGGAATGCACAGAGGAGGAATTAATTGAACTTGGGAAGCCATTTGGTAAAGTTGTGAACACGAAATGCAATGTCGGAGCTAACCGGAATCAGGCATTTATAGAATTTGTAAGTGGGAGTGGGTCTTTGTGTTTTAATTGTTCAATTCAAGTTTCTCAGAGATTGTGTCAGTGGGTGTTCATCATTCACTTTCTTCATATCCGCAGGCAGATTTAAATCAAGCTATTGCAATGATATCATATTACGCCTCATCCTCGGAGCCTGCTCAAGTGCGGGGGAAAACTGTGTACCTGCAGTATTCTAATAGACAGGAGATAGTAAACAACAAAACAACAGCAGATGTTGCTGGAAATGTACTGTTGGTAACAATTGAGGGTACAGATGCACGCCTTGTCAGCATTGATGTCTTACACCTGGTAAGTtaatttcttgcttttcttttattgttaGACAAGGTAAACATACTACTACTGCATGTTGTCAATGAACTTCTGTAACTGGGTTCTAGTTTGTCATGCTTTGGAAAGCTTTTGTTTGACTTGAATGTAAATGGATCAGCAGGCCCATGTCAAGGCAATATCTCCAATGGCAGCTTAGTGCATCGGGAGAAAGAGCACATGTGTGTTTGTCTCCTTTCTCCTTTCCTTAACATTACCTCTTTCTTCCCTTCATTTCCTCCTCACCTACCTATTCCTAAAATTCTAATAGTTTaggataatttcaattttttctc
The genomic region above belongs to Mangifera indica cultivar Alphonso chromosome 15, CATAS_Mindica_2.1, whole genome shotgun sequence and contains:
- the LOC123198024 gene encoding LOW QUALITY PROTEIN: ATP-dependent zinc metalloprotease FTSH 11, chloroplastic/mitochondrial-like (The sequence of the model RefSeq protein was modified relative to this genomic sequence to represent the inferred CDS: deleted 1 base in 1 codon) → PSFSKLLSFVNLHSLSLFLHLTLNDTVFTILLPSSTPPSPPPLLPPPQPLLPLLFHFYLFMFSSLRPSIPCTLHPDNVESQDSKFFNNSGSDFRGDNDNSNALKLDSSEVPNSNFQETANSESSGNELKVEETNGGGGLGKSEGVGESSVGNEGAKSKIPLLVFLMGLWTKMKRGIEKMMTWDWFSWWPFWRQEKRLEQLIAEANANPKDVGLQSALLAELNKHSPEAVIKRFEQREHDVDSRGVAEYLRALVATNAIAEYLPDEQSGKPSALPSLLQELKQRASGNTDEPFLNPGISEKQPLHVVMVDPKVSNKSRFAQELISTILFTVAVGLLWLMGAAALQKYIGSLGGIGTSGVGSSSSYTPKDLNKEVIPEKNVKTFKDVKGCDDAKQELVEVVEYLKNPSKFTRLGGKLPKGILLTGAPGTGKTLLAKAIAGEAGVPFFYRAGSEFEEMFVGVGARRVRSLFQAAKKKAPSIIFIDEIDAVGSTRKQWEGHTKKTLHQLLVEMDGFEQNEGIILMAATNFPDILDPALTRPGRFDRHIVVSNPDVRGRQEILELYLQDKPLAEDVDVKSIARGTPGFNGADLANLVNIAAIKAAVEGLEKLTATELEYAKDRILMGTERKTMFISEESKKLTAYHESGHAIVAFNTEGAHPIHKATIMPRGSALGMVTQLPSSDETSISKKQLLARLDVCMGGRAAEELIFGQDHVTTGASSDLHTATELAQYMVSNCGMSDAIGPVNIKERPSSEMQSRIDAEVVKLLREGYERVKALLKKHEKALHALANALLEYETLSSEEIKRILLPYQEGRLPEQQVEQAEEGELILA